CCTGAGCCCTCGCGAGCACATAGTGAGTGTGTTCGGGCGTGCCTGAGTGTGCAGCTGCGCCCAAGTGTGCCCGAGCGCGCGTGAGCGCACCGAGGAACGCGTGAGTGTCCATCCACGCTCGAGCCCGCGCAAGCGCGTGTGAGTGTGTGCAAATGCACCCGTGCTGGCGAGCACGCCCGAGGATGTGTGAATATTTATAAGCACAAATATGCACGAGTGTGCACAAGCGTGCCCAAGTGTTTCTGCACCTATGCGAGCGCACCTGAGCGTGCGTGTGTGTGAGCGCAAGCATCAGCAAGTGCACCTGCAGAAACACACGAGGGCGTGCAAGCACAAGTGGGCCCACCCGTGCCAGAGTGCGCACAAGCGCACCCTAGTGTTCTTGCACAGATGTGACTGCCAGCACAGGTGTGTGCAAGCCCAGGTGTACCGGAGTGTGCGCAAGCGTGCCCGAGTATTATTGCACATATGTGAGTGTGAGCATGGGTGGGTCCCAGCCTGAGTGTGCTGGAGCGTGCACAAGCGTGTGCAAATGTTCTCGCATGGGTGTGGGCGCATGACAGCCCACGCGTGCCGGAGTGCATGCAGGCGTGCACAAGTGTTCTTGTGTGCCTGCCGGCCTGAGCGTGCCGGAGCGCACGGAAGCACACGTGAGCGTGCCCAAGTGTTCTTGCATGTATGTGAGTGTGAGCACGGGTGGGTGCACGTGCGTGTGCAAGTGTTTTGCGTGTGTGCGGGTGCGTGCCAGCCCACGTGTGCCGgatccgggggggggggccgggccggcccgcgcgcacacgcgtgtgcccgtGCGCGCGGTGCCAGCCCCGGTCCCGCAGGCGGCAGCGCGGGCGTGGTGGAGGTGGAGCGCAGCGTGACGGCGGTGCTGGGCCAGGACGTGGTGCTGCCGTGCCGGTACCGGgcgcaggagcaggagcaggtgGTGCAGGTGACGTGGCTGAagcggggcccgggcgggcgcAGCGCCGAGGTGGCCGTGCTCAACCGCCAGCACGGGGAGCACGTGCAGGAGCCCTACGCCGGGCGCGTGCTGCGgcgcgcgggcggggccgcgctgGAGGACGGCGCCATCGTCCTGCGCAACGCCGTGCAGGGCGACGAGGGCGACTACGAGTGTCACCTCATCACCTTCCCCCTCGGCAACTTCGAGGGGCGGCTCACGCTCAGGGTGCTGGGTGAGTGGCccgggcggggctggggggggggccgtggggtggTAGAGGTGGGGAGATGGCCAGTGGCCACGAGCTAATGGCCACGAGCTAATGGCCACGAGCTAATGGCCATGGGGTGGTGGCCATGGGGTGGTAGAGATGGCCAATGGCCATGGGGTGGTGGCCATGGGGTGGTAGAGGTGGGATGATGGGCAGTAGCCatgggatggtggccatggggtggTAGAGATGGCCAATGGCCatgggatggtggccatgggatggtggccatggggtggTAGAGGTGGGATGATGGGCAATGGCCatgggatggtggccatgggatggtggccatggggtggTAGAGGTGGGATGATGGGCAATGGCCatgggatggtggccatggggtggTAGAGATGGCCAATGGCCATGGGGTGATGGCCATGGCGTGGTAGAGGTGGGATGATGGGCAGTAGCCatgggatggtggccatggggtggTAGAGATGGCCAATGGCCATGGGGTGGTGGCCATGGGGTGGTAGAGATGGCCAATGGCCatgggatggtggccatgggatggtggccatggggtggTAGAGATGGCCAATGGCCATGGGGTGATGGGATGGGGTGGTGGTGGCCATGGGCCAATGGCCATGGGATGGCGGCCGTGGGGCAGTGGCCGTGGTGATGGGTaatggggatggggtggggggcaagAACCATGGGGGGGTGGGCATGtggtggcggtgggggggcgATGGGGTCACAGGCCGGACGCCACGCggaggcggggcggcggccgcgggcgaCACGCGAAGGGCACCGGGCACGCGGCAACCGGCACCGGGGCCGGGTCTGGGGTCTGCGCTGCGGGGGCCTGacgccgccgccccccccagTGCCGCCGCTGCCCATCCTGAACCCGGGGCCGCCGCTGGAGGAGGGGCAGGGCCGGACGCTGGCGGCCTCGTGCACGGCCGAGGGCAGCCCCGCGCCCTCCGTGCGCTGGGAGACCGAGGTGCGGGGCACCAACGCCACGCGCCGCTCGGCCCACGCCCGCTCCGCCTCCGTCACCAGCGAGTTCTTCCTGGTGCCCGGGCGCAGCATGAACGGCAAGAGCCTGACCTGCGTGGTGGCCCACCCCGGCCTGCGCCACGAGAAGAGGATCACCCACCTGCTCAGCGTCGCCTGTGCGGCACGGGGGTTTGGGGACATGGAGGAgtttggggacattggggggtttggggacactgaGGAGTTTGGGGGCACTGAGGACTGAAGGGACACGGGCGggctggggacacagaggggtttggggacatGGGCGGGTTTGGGGACACGGAGGGCTGCAGGGATATGGAAGGGTTTGGGGACACGGATTTGGGGACATTGAGGGGTGTTGGGGACAGGGgaacatggggacatgggggacactgAAGAGTGTGGGGGACATTGAGGGACGtggagggtgtggggggacactgagggatTTGGGGACATCGGGGGTGTGGGGAGGAGTGAAGGACATGGGGGGCGTTGGGGACGTGATGGCacgggggacactgggggatgTGGAGAGGGTGGGGGACGTCaagggacatgggggacattggggacacggggaATGTGGGGGGGCGTGGGGGACATCGAGGGACGTGGCgggtgttggggacatggactggggggcactgggggatgcTGGCGTGGGGCACTCTGGGGGGAGATGGGGTtgcacagcagggacagggggagCGCCCCCTTGTCCCCTCACCGTCCCCTCACCGTCCCCTTGTCCCCAGACCTGTCGGACGCCTCGGTGCTGGGGCACACGGAGGAGTGGcaggaggggatggagggggcCGCGCTGACCTGCCTGGGGGACGGCAACCCCCCGCCCACCTACAACTGGACACGGTGAGGCCACCGTCCCCGTCCCCTGTGTCGTGGTGTCCCCGCCGCGGCCGTGGTGTCCCCGCCGGGTGCCCTCCCCACGTGTCCCTGCCAGGTGGCCTCCTGCGTCCCCCCGCCACGTCCCCTCGCCTGTTCCCGTGTCCCCGCTTTGTCCCCTGCCGCGTGCccgtccccgccgtgtccccgccCGGGCGTTGCCGGTGCCCAGGGCCGCGGCGAGCGCGGCGGGTGGTGCCGTTGCCCGGGCACGTCCCGCCGGGGCGTCAACCGTGGGAACTGGCACCGCCGGCTTTGatggcggcgccgcccgcgcccgccggggGCTGACGGTGCCGCCGCGCCGCAGGCTGGacgcgccgctgcccgccggcgTGCGGGTCCGGGGGgacactctgctcttccagcggcccctcgccgccgccgaCGCCGGGTTCTACGTCTGCCGCGTCTCCAACCGCGTGGCCGCCAAGGAGGCGCGGGCCAACGTCAGCGTCAAGGGCCGGGCCGCAGGTGGGCgccgcgggggggcccggggcctgcGCCCCTCGGCGAGggcgccggggcgcgggggggcccggctgGGGGGGCAGCACCGTTCCGTGCTGCTGgtgtccgtccgtctgtccctcCCCGGGCTCGTCTCCATCTGCCCGTCCCTTCCCAggcgtccgtctgtccgtccgtctgtcctTGTGTCGCCCCCCCGACTCCTCCCACACCCGCCCCAGATGCTCTTTTCTGTCTCTTCGCCCCCTTCcccgtctgtctgtccgtccgtccatccacCATCCGGGCACCACCCGTCCACCCCCAGCGCTTCACTCTACCCACCCGCC
The nucleotide sequence above comes from Athene noctua chromosome 29, bAthNoc1.hap1.1, whole genome shotgun sequence. Encoded proteins:
- the NECTIN4 gene encoding nectin-4, whose protein sequence is MAPRGMRPGTPFLLLLLLLLLAVTGGSAGVVEVERSVTAVLGQDVVLPCRYRAQEQEQVVQVTWLKRGPGGRSAEVAVLNRQHGEHVQEPYAGRVLRRAGGAALEDGAIVLRNAVQGDEGDYECHLITFPLGNFEGRLTLRVLVPPLPILNPGPPLEEGQGRTLAASCTAEGSPAPSVRWETEVRGTNATRRSAHARSASVTSEFFLVPGRSMNGKSLTCVVAHPGLRHEKRITHLLSVAYLSDASVLGHTEEWQEGMEGAALTCLGDGNPPPTYNWTRLDAPLPAGVRVRGDTLLFQRPLAAADAGFYVCRVSNRVAAKEARANVSVKGRAADDEVRKVDLVSASVVVVGVIATVLLCVLVIVVVVMTLYHKRKTKRISEKYEEELTLTRENSIRRLHSSHSTDTRTQLEETLQLRAESRQGSLRGDSLRGDSLRGDSLRGTSICSAMSEEPEGRSYSTLSTVREIETQTEVPAVPLLPVPAGKEPKEEEEDGGGGGGGGDDPIKQAMTHFVQENGMLQAKPTTNGIYINGRGHLV